Proteins from a genomic interval of uncultured Desulfuromusa sp.:
- a CDS encoding nucleoside triphosphate pyrophosphatase — MRKIVLASSSPYRQQILQQLSLPFIAVAPQFTEEIDPNVAPALLVRHLALGKAQSLAETYPDALIIGSDQVFVDQRKRPIGKAGNLQAAFHQLKQMVGRTHCFYTGLALLDSRSGIVQTDYATFSVSFRQLSDDQLFDYLQREKPFDCAGSFKIEGLGIALMEKMAGEDYNSLIGLPLIKLVSMLEIAGVNVLGN; from the coding sequence ATGAGAAAAATTGTTCTTGCCTCATCCAGTCCTTATCGACAGCAGATTTTGCAACAGTTGAGCTTACCCTTTATTGCGGTTGCACCACAATTTACTGAAGAGATTGATCCAAATGTCGCTCCGGCATTGTTGGTTCGTCATCTTGCTTTAGGTAAAGCTCAAAGTTTAGCGGAAACGTACCCTGATGCCCTGATCATTGGGTCTGATCAGGTTTTTGTTGATCAACGCAAGAGGCCTATCGGCAAAGCAGGAAATCTGCAGGCCGCATTTCATCAATTGAAACAGATGGTGGGTCGAACCCACTGTTTTTATACCGGGTTAGCATTACTGGATAGCCGTAGCGGTATCGTACAGACAGACTATGCAACTTTTTCAGTCAGTTTTCGGCAGCTGAGCGATGATCAGTTGTTCGATTATCTTCAGAGAGAGAAACCCTTTGATTGTGCGGGATCTTTTAAAATAGAAGGGTTGGGGATTGCTCTGATGGAGAAAATGGCAGGGGAAGACTATAATTCTCTGATAGGACTTCCGTTAATAAAACTGGTGAGTATGCTGGAAATAGCAGGAGTTAATGTTCTCGGGAATTAG
- a CDS encoding WYL domain-containing protein, whose product MPTKHKLGRIPKKYSQAARLHDLIRILEARYGSTVDELVEECQVTRRTIYRDLQAILDAGYPLVSERQEDGHVLYSFISGFSKLPPITFSLEELMTLYLCRGQLAFLHGTPFQDDLEAIFSRIRSSMPPRSVAHLERIAEASSPRFLGFKDYSKQHQLLQDLRQALLLQRRCLIHYRPAKRELASYLIDPYTLLFFKNGLYIGGYAHNRNALRLFAVERITKVELQTERFEVPEDYKVEKLTGTAFGLIAEEDSQQLELFFDKEVAHLIRERVWHPDQLIEEQEGGSLIIRFNASGDKEILAWLFSFVPFVRVIGPQSLREKFSAGLENGLVFQANKQQ is encoded by the coding sequence ATGCCTACAAAACATAAACTCGGACGCATACCCAAAAAGTACAGCCAAGCAGCTCGTCTCCATGATTTAATCAGGATTCTGGAAGCGCGTTACGGATCTACGGTTGATGAATTGGTGGAAGAGTGCCAAGTGACCAGACGGACAATTTACCGTGATTTGCAGGCAATTCTTGATGCTGGCTATCCTCTGGTCAGTGAGCGGCAGGAAGATGGACACGTTCTCTACAGCTTTATCTCCGGTTTTAGTAAGTTACCGCCGATCACCTTTTCCCTGGAAGAGTTGATGACCCTCTATCTATGTCGCGGTCAGTTGGCATTTTTGCATGGCACACCGTTTCAGGATGATCTTGAGGCAATATTTTCCCGGATTCGTTCAAGTATGCCACCGAGGAGTGTTGCCCATCTGGAACGTATTGCTGAAGCTTCATCTCCCCGATTTCTAGGCTTTAAAGATTATTCAAAACAGCATCAACTGCTGCAGGATTTGCGTCAGGCGTTGTTGCTGCAACGACGCTGCCTGATTCATTATCGACCGGCAAAAAGGGAGCTGGCTTCTTATCTGATAGACCCGTATACCCTGCTGTTTTTTAAAAACGGGCTTTATATCGGTGGCTATGCACATAATCGAAACGCACTGCGATTATTTGCCGTTGAGCGGATTACCAAAGTTGAATTGCAGACGGAAAGATTTGAGGTCCCAGAAGATTATAAGGTTGAGAAGCTGACTGGAACCGCTTTTGGTTTAATAGCAGAAGAAGATTCGCAACAACTGGAATTGTTTTTTGATAAAGAAGTCGCCCATCTTATTCGAGAGCGGGTTTGGCACCCAGACCAATTGATAGAAGAACAAGAAGGTGGCTCACTGATTATCCGTTTCAATGCCAGCGGTGACAAGGAGATTCTCGCCTGGCTCTTTTCGTTTGTCCCTTTTGTCCGAGTTATCGGACCACAATCTCTAAGGGAAAAATTCTCTGCGGGCCTTGAAAATGGTTTGGTTTTTCAAGCAAATAAACAACAGTGA
- a CDS encoding putative Ig domain-containing protein encodes MKRQTVAKLILLILVAVAFSGNAWGKTVTLSWDASPSTVSGYKIYYDTELTAPLDGTGATEGSSPLVVVGNVLTYVIHGLPDDEDHYFAVTAYDESANESAYSNIVHSPIVSSDNSPPVLAPIGNKSIVEGAYLSFTLSATDADGDPLTYSVSNLPDGSGFDEATGVFSWTPTFDQSQVYAVTFSVSDGSDTDTETINITVADVAVNKAPVLAAVGNKAVDEGETQYIPISATDEDGDSLVYSAGNLPSGATFDPAGQMFVWSPNFEQSGIYNITFSVSDGELTDTEEISVTVNNVNRIPVLNSVGTQTVGEGALISFTISGTDADGDALSYSAENLPAGATFNPLQRLFSWTPAFEVSENTRVYPVTFSVSDGLAEDSETITINVTNVNRAPVLDEIGPQVITEGDIVNLLVNASDPDNNTLTYDASGLPAGAVFIPETFSFNWMPGNDQSGSYQVTFVVSDGYLSDSETVTFTVNNGNEPPVFSAIDPQSVAENSLLSFVVSASDVNGDSLSYSASGLPDGAAFDAVQQRFSWTPDYSQAGNFTVAFSVTDGVLSTSETVEITVTNSNRPPVISGSPELSAMATTGYSFTPVANDPDGDSLTFSITNKPSWASFNSSTGELSGTPTEAQVGSNTDILISVSDSTDTIALLPFTIDVIAYIQRDSDGDGVLDHLDAFPDDPNEWLDTDGDQIGNNSDLDDDNDGIADVRDGFPLDSTKSGWIISATAGTGGYLTPEGETSVLYGGSQSYLLTPMAGYYIQDLLVDNVSVGLVAGYDFENVSGHHTITAVFSLIPAGLSYDPISSGLIGVDRIDGGDDSNNLVDDKPKQDLDYQFRVVLRDSATADQRRVFLVLDGYKYEMDIDSGVLASGADYVLTARLGPAFLHKFYFSAEDTAGNSVWRLPASGDFPGPSVHLLNGKNIVGIAAMINAYALDAVEAFNEKLVYRWDPEAGPKGQFELVGFGAPVASGEGYVLKRAIDLTLPDLSAYGEITTPVYEFQIKPGWNIISNPYGGSIELSDVEVRLGDGAPVPWLIAAENNLLVDVIYSYLGKDWGSINEFSSAAGSSPAILVPWIGYWIYVNPTDQDISLIISKPLQD; translated from the coding sequence ATGAAAAGACAGACCGTTGCAAAGTTAATTCTGCTGATATTGGTTGCAGTCGCCTTTTCCGGCAATGCGTGGGGGAAAACGGTGACCCTTTCTTGGGATGCCAGCCCGAGTACAGTCTCAGGCTATAAGATCTATTACGATACCGAATTGACAGCGCCTCTGGATGGTACCGGTGCCACAGAAGGGAGTTCTCCTCTTGTCGTTGTCGGGAATGTTTTGACTTATGTCATTCATGGTTTACCTGACGATGAGGATCATTACTTTGCGGTGACGGCTTATGATGAATCTGCAAATGAGAGTGCTTACTCCAATATTGTGCATAGCCCAATTGTTAGTAGTGACAATTCTCCTCCTGTTCTTGCTCCTATCGGCAATAAATCAATAGTTGAAGGGGCCTATTTAAGTTTTACCCTTTCTGCGACAGATGCCGATGGTGATCCGTTAACTTATTCAGTCAGTAATTTACCCGATGGTTCAGGGTTTGATGAAGCAACGGGGGTGTTCAGCTGGACCCCGACATTTGACCAATCTCAAGTTTATGCCGTGACTTTTTCTGTCAGTGACGGCAGTGATACAGATACGGAGACGATTAATATCACTGTTGCTGATGTTGCAGTTAACAAAGCTCCGGTTTTAGCTGCCGTCGGCAACAAAGCCGTCGATGAAGGTGAAACACAGTATATTCCCATAAGTGCAACGGACGAAGACGGTGATAGCTTGGTTTACAGTGCCGGCAATTTGCCTTCAGGTGCGACATTTGACCCTGCCGGCCAGATGTTCGTCTGGTCTCCGAACTTTGAACAGTCCGGAATATACAACATCACGTTTAGTGTCAGCGATGGCGAACTCACTGATACAGAGGAAATTTCGGTTACTGTCAATAATGTGAACCGAATACCGGTTCTGAACTCCGTCGGGACACAAACTGTTGGAGAAGGAGCGTTGATAAGTTTTACCATCAGCGGAACCGATGCCGATGGTGATGCCTTGAGTTATAGTGCAGAAAATCTACCGGCAGGGGCAACCTTTAACCCTCTTCAGCGATTGTTCAGCTGGACTCCGGCGTTTGAGGTCTCAGAGAATACCCGTGTTTATCCCGTGACTTTCTCTGTCAGTGATGGTTTAGCTGAGGACTCTGAAACCATTACTATTAATGTGACCAACGTGAACAGGGCTCCAGTCCTTGATGAAATAGGTCCCCAGGTCATAACGGAAGGAGATATTGTTAATCTGCTCGTTAATGCTTCAGATCCTGATAATAATACTTTGACTTATGACGCCAGTGGCCTTCCCGCAGGTGCAGTTTTCATCCCTGAAACCTTCTCATTTAACTGGATGCCGGGGAATGACCAGTCTGGAAGTTATCAGGTCACGTTTGTTGTGAGTGATGGATATCTCAGCGATTCTGAAACCGTTACCTTTACTGTTAATAATGGCAATGAACCGCCGGTATTCTCTGCAATTGACCCCCAATCTGTTGCAGAAAACTCTTTGCTGTCTTTTGTGGTCAGTGCCAGTGATGTGAACGGCGATAGTCTCAGCTACAGTGCGTCCGGACTTCCGGATGGAGCGGCTTTTGATGCTGTTCAGCAGCGTTTCAGCTGGACGCCTGATTATAGCCAGGCCGGGAACTTTACTGTGGCCTTTAGTGTGACTGATGGGGTGCTCAGTACCTCTGAAACGGTTGAAATAACAGTGACCAACAGCAATCGTCCTCCTGTTATCAGTGGTAGTCCTGAGCTTTCGGCTATGGCCACAACAGGCTACTCATTTACCCCCGTAGCTAATGATCCTGATGGAGATTCTTTAACTTTTTCCATTACGAATAAGCCCAGTTGGGCAAGTTTTAATTCATCAACGGGTGAACTCAGCGGCACGCCGACGGAAGCACAGGTTGGATCAAATACCGACATTCTTATCAGTGTCAGCGACAGTACTGATACCATTGCCCTTTTACCATTCACAATTGATGTTATCGCCTATATTCAACGGGACTCTGATGGTGATGGCGTTTTGGATCATCTTGATGCATTTCCTGATGACCCGAATGAATGGTTAGATACGGATGGTGATCAAATTGGTAATAACAGTGATCTGGATGATGATAATGACGGGATTGCTGATGTCCGCGATGGCTTCCCGCTGGACAGCACGAAATCAGGATGGATTATTTCAGCGACCGCCGGAACGGGTGGATATCTGACACCGGAAGGAGAGACTTCTGTCCTGTATGGTGGTTCACAGAGCTACCTGCTGACGCCAATGGCTGGATATTATATTCAAGATTTATTGGTTGATAATGTTTCGGTTGGTTTGGTTGCCGGTTATGATTTTGAAAATGTCAGTGGCCACCATACGATTACAGCTGTTTTTTCCTTGATCCCTGCCGGCCTTAGCTATGATCCCATTTCCTCCGGGCTTATAGGAGTTGATAGAATTGATGGTGGCGATGATAGTAATAATTTAGTTGATGATAAGCCGAAGCAGGATCTTGACTATCAATTCCGGGTTGTATTACGTGATTCTGCCACGGCAGATCAGCGCCGAGTTTTTCTGGTTCTTGATGGTTATAAATATGAGATGGACATTGATTCCGGTGTTCTTGCCAGTGGTGCAGATTATGTTTTGACGGCGCGTTTGGGACCTGCCTTCTTGCACAAATTCTATTTCAGCGCCGAAGACACTGCGGGTAATTCTGTATGGCGTTTACCGGCAAGTGGTGATTTTCCTGGTCCTTCGGTTCATTTACTCAATGGAAAAAATATTGTTGGTATCGCTGCAATGATTAATGCTTATGCCTTAGACGCCGTTGAAGCATTTAACGAAAAACTGGTTTATCGGTGGGATCCTGAAGCCGGCCCCAAAGGGCAATTTGAACTCGTTGGCTTCGGTGCCCCTGTGGCCTCGGGTGAAGGTTATGTGCTCAAGCGTGCTATTGATCTTACACTGCCTGATTTGAGTGCGTATGGGGAAATTACGACTCCTGTCTATGAATTTCAGATAAAGCCGGGCTGGAATATCATCAGTAACCCTTACGGAGGCAGTATTGAACTGTCTGACGTAGAGGTTCGTTTGGGAGATGGAGCGCCTGTCCCCTGGTTGATTGCAGCAGAAAATAATCTGTTGGTTGACGTGATTTATTCTTATCTGGGGAAAGATTGGGGGAGCATAAACGAATTTTCCAGTGCAGCGGGTTCCAGTCCGGCAATTCTGGTTCCATGGATTGGCTACTGGATTTACGTGAACCCAACTGATCAGGATATCTCATTGATTATTTCAAAGCCTTTGCAGGATTAG
- a CDS encoding ferritin family protein encodes MNVFDYALKMELDGKAFYEKLAKETESEGLRKIFNELAEDEQKHYDIFSQLKENQSIESMSDSVALEGAKNIFAEMQENLSSQKLQKTNLDAYQHAMQTEKDSAKLYRDAAEKEEDAEVKALLLKIAIEEEKHFNILENIFDFVNAPTQSLVWGEFSNLNEY; translated from the coding sequence ATGAATGTTTTTGATTATGCATTAAAGATGGAACTTGATGGTAAAGCTTTCTATGAAAAATTGGCAAAGGAGACAGAATCAGAAGGTTTGCGAAAAATTTTTAATGAACTAGCTGAAGATGAACAGAAGCACTATGATATCTTTTCTCAGCTGAAAGAAAATCAGAGTATCGAATCAATGTCTGATAGCGTTGCTCTGGAGGGAGCAAAAAATATTTTTGCTGAAATGCAGGAAAATTTATCTTCCCAAAAGTTACAGAAGACAAATCTGGATGCTTATCAGCATGCAATGCAAACAGAAAAAGACAGTGCAAAATTATATCGTGATGCAGCCGAAAAAGAAGAAGATGCTGAAGTGAAGGCATTGCTCCTGAAAATTGCCATAGAGGAAGAGAAGCACTTCAACATTCTGGAAAATATTTTTGATTTTGTAAATGCACCAACACAGTCACTGGTTTGGGGGGAGTTCAGCAATCTTAACGAGTATTAG
- the ilvY gene encoding HTH-type transcriptional activator IlvY codes for MDIQELKIFLTAAEFLHFGRASQACNLSPSALTRTIQRLEERLGYPLFERNNRTVQLSYAGEQFCLYARQALHDYASFQNSLSVSRDIAGTLSLYASITAVYSLLPDLLEAYRKAYPDVHLELRTGAAEKAVSQVESGEIDIAVAALPDRRSAGIEFLPIMTTPLIFIAGKQFASSIMQRGNEPLKFNQLPLVLPQSGLSRRRLDKWLKKSRIIPTISSEVSGNEAIIPMVHLGGGVGIVPQLVLERSPFRNDVVVLKQGPQLDPYIVGLCSTKQNLQKAAVQALWQLAESQAS; via the coding sequence GTGGATATTCAAGAACTTAAAATTTTTTTAACCGCAGCGGAGTTTCTTCATTTTGGCCGTGCCAGCCAAGCATGTAATCTGAGTCCATCAGCATTGACGCGGACTATTCAAAGACTTGAGGAGCGGCTGGGGTATCCTCTGTTTGAGCGGAATAATCGCACGGTGCAGTTATCCTATGCCGGCGAGCAATTTTGCCTTTATGCCCGGCAGGCTCTGCACGATTATGCGAGTTTTCAAAATTCACTGTCGGTTTCCCGGGACATTGCCGGGACTCTCTCTCTCTATGCTTCGATTACTGCTGTCTACAGTCTTCTTCCTGATCTCCTTGAAGCCTATCGAAAAGCCTACCCGGACGTCCATTTAGAACTACGCACCGGAGCTGCCGAAAAAGCAGTGTCTCAAGTGGAGTCCGGAGAAATTGACATTGCTGTTGCTGCACTTCCGGACCGCCGCAGTGCAGGAATTGAATTTCTGCCGATTATGACCACTCCACTGATTTTTATTGCCGGGAAACAGTTCGCCTCCTCAATAATGCAGAGAGGAAATGAACCATTGAAGTTTAATCAGTTGCCGCTGGTCCTTCCACAATCCGGATTATCCCGGCGGCGGCTGGATAAATGGTTGAAAAAGAGTCGAATTATCCCTACGATCAGTTCCGAGGTGTCTGGAAACGAAGCCATCATTCCTATGGTCCATTTGGGGGGTGGGGTCGGGATTGTCCCTCAGCTGGTTCTTGAACGCAGCCCCTTTCGTAATGATGTTGTTGTTTTGAAACAGGGACCACAGCTGGATCCTTATATTGTCGGGCTTTGTTCCACGAAACAGAATCTGCAAAAAGCAGCGGTCCAGGCATTGTGGCAACTGGCGGAAAGTCAGGCTAGTTAA
- a CDS encoding 3'-5' exonuclease, which yields MQPFSQTEPIIVLDFETTGLYPAKGDRVIEIGAVLLREQKIVDRFQSLVNPGFFVSREIETITGITNAMLSEAPPALEVMGQFVKFLDSHPLVAHNASFDRSFLEAELDHLGKKRPLNFGCTLQIARRLYPDVINYKLETLIRYKNIPVNSQFHRALADAEMAALLWFKIIEDLKSQFGFENITFDLMKKIGKLNKDLAFDLLLKEAEDSRTDQIGTTGNLFG from the coding sequence ATGCAGCCATTCAGTCAAACAGAACCCATCATCGTCCTCGACTTTGAAACAACCGGCCTCTACCCGGCCAAAGGCGATCGGGTCATTGAAATCGGAGCGGTATTGCTCCGCGAACAAAAAATTGTTGATCGTTTTCAGAGCCTTGTGAATCCAGGCTTTTTCGTCTCGCGTGAAATAGAGACGATTACCGGAATCACCAATGCTATGCTCAGTGAAGCGCCCCCAGCTCTGGAGGTCATGGGACAGTTTGTAAAGTTCCTTGACAGCCACCCGCTAGTTGCACATAACGCTTCATTTGATCGTTCATTTTTAGAAGCAGAACTCGACCATTTAGGCAAAAAACGTCCTTTGAATTTCGGTTGCACTTTGCAGATTGCGCGAAGGCTTTACCCCGACGTTATCAATTACAAATTAGAAACCCTGATCCGCTACAAAAATATCCCGGTTAACAGCCAATTCCATAGAGCTCTGGCCGATGCAGAAATGGCAGCACTCCTCTGGTTTAAAATTATTGAAGATTTAAAATCGCAATTTGGTTTTGAAAATATTACTTTTGATTTGATGAAAAAAATCGGCAAGTTGAATAAAGATCTTGCTTTTGATCTTTTACTAAAAGAGGCTGAAGATTCTCGAACTGACCAGATTGGAACAACCGGAAATCTCTTTGGTTGA
- the ilvC gene encoding ketol-acid reductoisomerase → MSQNYFNSLPFSRKLQELGTCRFMDADEFSSGCEYAKGKKIVIVGCGAQGLNQGLNMRDSGLDVSYTLRKNAIAEKRQSYINASENGFKVGSYEEMLPTADIVMNLAPDKQHTDVVNTVVPLMREGATFSYAHGFNIVEEGTEIRKDLTVIMVAPKCPGTEVREEYKRGFGVPTLIAVHGENDPNGDGLEIAKALCSAQGGDRAGVLESSFIAEVKSDLMGEQTILCGMLQVGSLLCFDKMVEDGIDAPWAVKLIQQGWETITEALKHGGITNMLDRLSNPAKMEAFDLAEELKEIMRPLFEKHMDDILSGEFSKTMMEDWANDDKNLLKWREETGQTAFEKTEAAGDIFEQEYFDKGILMVAMVKAGVELAFETMVISGIEPESAYYESLHETPLIANTIARKKLYEMNRIISDTAEYGCYLFAHACVPLLKDFMASIDTDVIGKGLQIKNNQVNNQDLVEINKEIRSHLVEEVGEVLREAMQGMKAIA, encoded by the coding sequence ATGAGTCAAAACTATTTCAATTCACTTCCTTTCAGCCGTAAGTTGCAAGAGCTTGGAACCTGCCGTTTTATGGACGCTGATGAGTTTTCTTCCGGCTGTGAATATGCCAAAGGAAAGAAAATTGTCATAGTTGGCTGTGGCGCTCAAGGCCTGAATCAGGGGCTGAATATGCGCGACAGTGGCCTGGATGTTTCCTACACACTGCGCAAAAATGCTATTGCGGAAAAACGTCAGTCTTACATCAATGCCTCGGAGAATGGCTTCAAAGTTGGAAGCTACGAAGAAATGCTTCCAACAGCTGATATCGTCATGAACCTGGCGCCTGACAAGCAGCACACAGATGTCGTCAATACTGTCGTTCCCTTGATGCGTGAAGGGGCAACTTTCTCCTATGCGCATGGATTTAACATTGTCGAAGAAGGAACTGAAATCCGTAAAGACCTCACGGTTATCATGGTTGCCCCAAAGTGTCCCGGAACTGAAGTTCGTGAAGAATACAAACGTGGGTTTGGCGTACCGACCCTGATCGCCGTGCATGGCGAGAACGATCCCAATGGTGATGGTCTGGAGATTGCCAAGGCTCTCTGTTCTGCCCAAGGTGGCGATCGTGCCGGAGTTCTGGAATCATCATTTATTGCTGAAGTGAAATCCGACCTGATGGGTGAGCAAACCATCCTTTGCGGGATGTTGCAGGTGGGCTCGCTCCTTTGTTTCGACAAAATGGTTGAAGATGGGATTGACGCTCCCTGGGCGGTCAAACTGATTCAACAGGGGTGGGAAACCATAACCGAAGCCCTCAAGCACGGCGGTATTACAAATATGCTCGATCGTCTTTCAAACCCTGCAAAAATGGAAGCCTTTGATCTGGCAGAAGAGCTCAAGGAAATTATGCGCCCTCTGTTTGAAAAACACATGGATGACATCCTTTCCGGTGAATTTTCCAAAACAATGATGGAAGATTGGGCTAACGACGACAAAAATCTGCTTAAGTGGCGTGAAGAAACCGGTCAAACAGCCTTTGAAAAAACTGAAGCGGCTGGAGATATTTTTGAACAGGAGTATTTCGACAAAGGAATCCTGATGGTTGCCATGGTAAAAGCCGGTGTGGAACTTGCTTTTGAGACCATGGTTATTTCAGGAATTGAACCAGAGTCAGCCTACTACGAATCGCTTCATGAAACTCCATTGATCGCAAATACCATTGCCCGCAAAAAACTCTACGAAATGAACCGGATTATCTCTGACACAGCTGAATATGGATGCTATCTGTTTGCCCATGCCTGCGTCCCACTGTTGAAAGATTTTATGGCTTCTATCGATACAGATGTGATCGGCAAAGGACTGCAAATCAAAAACAATCAGGTCAACAATCAGGATCTGGTAGAAATCAATAAAGAGATTCGCAGCCATTTGGTCGAAGAAGTTGGTGAAGTCTTACGGGAAGCAATGCAAGGTATGAAAGCTATCGCTTAA
- a CDS encoding SelT/SelW/SelH family (seleno)protein: MNISIEYCNSUGYRPKAVSLAAKIEQQFQAKVELIPSSGGVFEVVDDMQLIYSKKKTGEFPSEQLIMDILEKN, translated from the coding sequence ATGAACATCAGCATCGAATATTGTAATAGCTGAGGCTATCGCCCAAAAGCTGTCAGTCTGGCAGCAAAAATAGAACAACAATTTCAAGCAAAAGTTGAATTGATTCCTTCCAGTGGCGGGGTATTTGAAGTTGTTGACGATATGCAGTTAATCTACTCGAAAAAAAAGACCGGTGAATTCCCTTCTGAACAGCTGATAATGGACATCCTGGAAAAGAATTAA
- a CDS encoding acyl-CoA dehydrogenase family protein, translating into MTVSALSTNADDDKPFSQFIQEFKAQLRHLFYVRSDINQLSIKRGIPPFILREIMSSNPLATYVPAKYGGRGGHIHEGLALAAAASYESLPLSLGFGINWALFLQPTGKYGQDEIKSVVFDDFLRNRKMGGLMITEPDYGSDALHMKSSYTHENGKYHIQGTKHWAGLTGWADYWLLTARHKNADGDLKRDIDFFICDANGPEQNIEVEEFYENLGIYLLPYGRNRINVKVPAVHKLQPQSTGIKMMLDLLHRSRMQFPGMGMGFLQRMLDEAVQHCQQRHVGGKSLFTYDQVQQRISHLQSAYTICSAMCFNSSQKAGIENNLAPHGLEANAVKTYVTDLMQRSAQSLLQLVGAKGYRLNHIAGRAIVDSRPFQIFEGSNDILYIQIAEALLKQMQRAKQRNLFTFLRGHELTEHAADRLKKLFDFNIEMQLSQRKLTELGCIISRVIAINLVLKLAETGFKKILIDNCLSNIHQEISVLMGGFTTKNSTDFIENYAEENSWFDCFTQSIN; encoded by the coding sequence ATGACTGTTTCAGCTCTTTCAACGAATGCAGATGACGACAAGCCTTTTTCTCAATTCATTCAGGAATTCAAGGCACAGCTCAGACATCTTTTTTATGTCCGTAGTGACATTAACCAGCTGAGCATTAAACGCGGAATACCGCCATTCATTCTTCGTGAAATCATGTCAAGCAATCCCCTTGCAACCTATGTCCCAGCAAAATATGGTGGCCGAGGCGGACACATTCACGAAGGGCTCGCATTGGCAGCTGCAGCCAGTTATGAGTCGCTCCCCCTGTCGCTTGGATTCGGAATTAACTGGGCTCTTTTCCTGCAACCTACCGGGAAATATGGACAGGATGAAATAAAGTCTGTTGTCTTTGACGATTTCCTCCGCAATAGAAAAATGGGGGGATTGATGATTACAGAGCCGGATTATGGCAGTGACGCCCTCCATATGAAGAGCTCTTATACCCATGAAAATGGGAAGTATCATATCCAGGGAACGAAACATTGGGCAGGATTGACCGGTTGGGCTGATTACTGGTTGCTCACCGCCAGACATAAAAATGCTGATGGAGACTTAAAGCGTGACATCGACTTTTTTATCTGTGATGCCAACGGCCCGGAACAAAATATTGAGGTTGAAGAATTTTACGAAAACCTCGGCATTTATCTCCTCCCCTACGGACGGAACCGGATTAACGTTAAAGTCCCTGCCGTCCACAAATTACAGCCACAGAGCACAGGGATCAAAATGATGCTGGATCTGTTGCACCGTAGCAGAATGCAGTTTCCCGGCATGGGAATGGGCTTTCTACAACGCATGCTGGATGAAGCCGTGCAGCATTGTCAACAACGCCACGTCGGCGGCAAAAGTCTTTTTACCTATGACCAGGTTCAACAACGAATTTCCCACCTGCAATCCGCTTACACAATCTGTTCGGCCATGTGCTTTAACAGCAGTCAAAAAGCTGGCATTGAAAATAATCTGGCACCACATGGGCTAGAAGCTAATGCCGTTAAAACCTATGTCACCGATCTCATGCAACGTTCAGCTCAATCTCTCTTGCAGCTTGTTGGTGCCAAAGGGTATCGATTAAATCATATTGCCGGACGCGCTATTGTTGACAGCCGTCCATTCCAGATTTTTGAAGGATCAAATGATATCTTATATATTCAAATTGCCGAAGCTCTTCTGAAACAGATGCAAAGAGCAAAACAACGGAACCTGTTCACCTTTCTACGCGGTCATGAATTAACTGAGCATGCTGCAGATCGGCTTAAGAAGTTATTTGATTTCAATATTGAGATGCAACTGTCACAGCGTAAATTAACCGAGCTAGGTTGCATTATCAGCCGGGTTATTGCGATAAATCTGGTCTTGAAATTAGCGGAGACAGGTTTTAAAAAAATATTGATAGACAACTGTTTAAGCAATATTCACCAGGAAATTTCAGTATTGATGGGTGGCTTTACGACAAAAAATTCTACGGATTTCATTGAGAACTATGCAGAAGAGAATTCATGGTTTGATTGCTTTACACAAAGCATTAATTGA